Within Halopelagius longus, the genomic segment CGTACATGAGCGCTCGCTTCGGCTTCTTCTGGAAGAGCGCGATACCCGCCCGCGCGACGAGCATGCCGACGTTCGCGCTTTTGAACTTGCTTCCCGAGAGGAACGACTTGGTGCTCATGTGAGAAGGGATGCGTCCGACGCCGATAACGCTTGAGGCCGCACCCGCAGGGGCGGAGAAGAGAGCGGTCGAGTGCGGACTACGGGGCGTAGTAGTACTCGCCTTCGCGCTTCTGTTTGCTGTCGAGTTGCGACCCGGGCTTGTTGATGCGCGGACGCTGGGTGCGTTCGTCGCGGCGGAACGTGATGTCCAGGTCCGCGAGGAAGTCGTTCATCCCGGCGCGCATCTCCTGCGGCGTCGAGGCGTGACCGCGTTCCGCGGGTTCGCCGTCGAACACCATCAGACGGTCCGCGAGCAGGTCGATCATGTAGATGTCGTGGTCGATGACCATCACCGTCGCGTCGTGGTTCTCCGCGTACCGGCGGATGGCCGAGGTGGCCTGCACGCGTTGTTCGACGTCGAGGTGGGCCGAGGGTTCGTCCATCACGTACAGGTCGGCGTCCTCGGAGAGACACGCCGCGATGGCGACGCGTTGGCGTTCGCCGCCCGAGAGGTCGTCTAAGTTGCGCTCCATGATGCGTTCGAGTTGGAGCGGGTTCGCGACTTCGGTCTTCCAGTAGGAGGTGCCGAAGTCGTCGGTGATAGACGAGAGGAACGCGTCCACGCGCATCGGCTGGTCGATTTCGATGTACTGCGGCTTGTAGGCGATGTCGAGGCGAAAGTCGAGTTCGCCCTCGTCGGGTTCGAGCGACCCCGCGAACATCTTCGCGAGCGTCGACTTCCCGATACCGTTCGGGCCGACGATGCCGAGCACTTCCGACTGGTAGATGGTGCCCGCGTCCACTTCGAGGGAGAACTCGCCGTCGCCGTAGGACTTCGCGAGGTCGGGGTAGTCGATGAGCGCCTTCCCCTTCGTCGTCTCGCGGGGGGCGTGTTCGTGGAACGTTATCTCGTCGGGCCGGATGCGCATGTTCTCGTTCGAGAGGTACCCCTTCAGGTACTCGTTGATGCCGTTGCGCACCGACTTGGGGTCGGTGATGACGCCGTACGCGCCGGGTTCACCGTAGGCGACGTGGAGCG encodes:
- a CDS encoding ribosome biogenesis/translation initiation ATPase RLI produces the protein MADDSIAVVDLDRCQPDRCSYECANFCPPNRTGKECIVTRGDYYEEDEPYDGGPDQIRISEEVCLGETCGICVEKCPFDAIEIINLPTELQDDPVHRYGENSFALYGLPVPEAGSVTGILGPNGIGKTTAVRALAGEMVPNLGDYGEEASWEAVLDRFRGTELQNYVERVRGEVVTIARKPQYVDQIPKQFDGVTRDLLDSTDERGALDDYVERLGIGPVMDQPLDTLSGGELQRVALAATLARDRDFYFLDEISPYLDIGQRVTAARLIQELAEDEDRAVLVVEHDLAILDLLADTLHVAYGEPGAYGVITDPKSVRNGINEYLKGYLSNENMRIRPDEITFHEHAPRETTKGKALIDYPDLAKSYGDGEFSLEVDAGTIYQSEVLGIVGPNGIGKSTLAKMFAGSLEPDEGELDFRLDIAYKPQYIEIDQPMRVDAFLSSITDDFGTSYWKTEVANPLQLERIMERNLDDLSGGERQRVAIAACLSEDADLYVMDEPSAHLDVEQRVQATSAIRRYAENHDATVMVIDHDIYMIDLLADRLMVFDGEPAERGHASTPQEMRAGMNDFLADLDITFRRDERTQRPRINKPGSQLDSKQKREGEYYYAP